From the genome of Komagataeibacter sucrofermentans DSM 15973, one region includes:
- a CDS encoding conjugal transfer protein TraD, translating to MSDAVLACVVEYGTDQQDRGPEMRRPRDIDAELKALQEKAKQLKAQRTLQLGELVEATGADTLSIEALAGVLLAAVEQADGKPEAVARWTERGTAFFQAGAKKGGRKGTGNDQNGASGA from the coding sequence CTGTGTGGTAGAGTATGGCACAGACCAGCAGGACAGGGGACCGGAAATGCGCAGGCCACGGGACATTGATGCGGAACTGAAGGCGCTTCAGGAAAAGGCGAAGCAGCTTAAGGCGCAACGGACCCTCCAGCTCGGCGAACTGGTCGAGGCGACGGGAGCCGATACCCTGTCGATCGAGGCGCTGGCCGGGGTGCTGCTTGCGGCTGTCGAACAGGCGGACGGCAAACCCGAAGCCGTTGCGAGGTGGACCGAACGGGGGACGGCGTTCTTTCAGGCCGGCGCAAAAAAGGGCGGTCGGAAAGGAACCGGAAACGATCAGAACGGAGCTTCTGGCGCTTGA
- a CDS encoding conjugal transfer protein TraD, whose amino-acid sequence MRDWAKARRERTHHLIELGGLVQKAGLVDLTDDDRATLLGAFLDIAGQLREGRNTASGDLKTRWRRAGLHAFDRDREQD is encoded by the coding sequence ATGCGCGACTGGGCGAAGGCGCGACGGGAACGCACCCATCATCTGATCGAACTGGGCGGCCTGGTCCAGAAGGCGGGACTGGTCGATCTGACCGATGATGACCGCGCTACCCTGCTCGGGGCCTTCCTGGACATTGCGGGGCAGCTTCGGGAGGGCAGGAATACCGCGTCAGGCGACCTGAAAACACGCTGGAGGCGTGCGGGGCTTCATGCCTTCGACAGGGACCGGGAACAGGACTGA